A window from Gasterosteus aculeatus chromosome 14, fGasAcu3.hap1.1, whole genome shotgun sequence encodes these proteins:
- the LOC144383017 gene encoding protein NLRC3-like: protein MEKVKKDILIILKELKEEDFKEFKWHLENQPSQENLGSIPRSDLENKDRMDTVDLMEKYYGKDSVQVAVEVLKEMKENNLAEKLSKMNFNPTGEPNPVGGDGGQEMITNCQRELKSNLKKKFQRMSEGIAKAEKTSLLNEIYTELYITEGGTAEANEEHEVRRIETASWKPDRPETTIRLEDLLKASAGGEEPIRTVMTKGVAGIGKTVLTQKFTLDWAEDKDHQDIEFTFPFTFRELNVLREKFSLVGLVHHFFSETRAAGICRFEKFQVMIIFDGLDECRLPLDFLNNEDLTDVTKISSVDVLLTNLIRGKLLPSARLWITTRPAAANQIPSKCVGMVTEVRGFTNPQQEEYFMKRFRDKKQASRIISHIKTSRSLHIMCHIPVFCWITAGVLVKVLKTREGGELPKTLTEMYIHFLVVQSKVKKVKYDGGAETDPHWSPESRKMIESLGKLAFDQLQKDNLIFYESDLTECGIDITEASVYSGVFTQIFREECGLYKDKVFCFVHLSVQEFLAALHVHLTFINSGVNLLLKDQKTSLLSTIFRDKPKPKHLYQRAVDEALQSPNGHLDLFLRFFLGLSLESNQTLLRGLMTKTGSSSKTNQETVQYIKKKISKKVSPEQSINLFHCLNELNDGSLVEEIQRSLSSGRLSSEKLSPAQWSALVFVLLSSQEDLEVFDLRKYSASEAAILRLLPVVKASNKAL from the exons atggagaaagtcaaGAAGGACATCCTCATCATTTTAAAGGAGCTCAAGGAGGAGGACTTCAAAGAGTTCAAGTGGCACCTTGAGAACCAACCAAGCCAGGAAAACCTCGGATCAATCCCACGCAGTGACCTGGAGAACAAAGACAGGATGGACACGGTGGACCTGATGGAGAAGTACTACGGCAAAGACTCTGTTCAGGTGGCCGTGGAGGTTTTGAAAGAGATGAAAGAGAACAATCTGGCCGAAAAATTATCCAAAATGAACTTTAACCCTACGG gCGAACCGAATCctgtgggaggagatggaggtcaaG aGATGATCACCAACTGTcaacgtgaactcaaatccaacctgaagaagaagttccagcgtATGtctgaggggatcgctaaagctgAAAAGACatcccttctgaatgagatctacacagagctctacatcacagagggagggactgcagaggccaatgaagaacatgaggtcagacggattgaaacagcatcctggaaaccagacagaccagaaacaaccatcagactagaagacctcctcaaagcctcagctggaggagaggaaccaatcagaaccgtgatgactaagggagtggctggcattgggaaaacagtcttaacacagaagttcactctggactgggctgaagacaaagaccaccaggacatagagttcacatttccattcaccttcagagagctgaatgtgctgagagagaagttcagcttggtgggacttgttcatcacttcttcagtgaaaccagagcagcaggaatctgcaggtttgagaagTTCCAGGTAAtgatcatctttgacggtctggatgagtgtcgacttcctctggacttcctcaACAATGAGgacctgactgatgtcacaaagatctcctcagtggatgtgctcctcacaaacctcatcagggggaagctgcttccctctgctcgcctctggatcaccacacgacctgcagcagccaatcagatcccatCTAAGTGTGTCGGCATGGtaacagaggtcagagggttcaccaaCCCCCAGCAGGAGGAGTACTTcatgaagaggttcagagataagaagcaggccagcaggatcatctctcacatcaagacctcacgaagcctccacatcatgtgccacatcccagtcttctgctggatcactgctggagttctggtgaaggtgttgaagaccagagagggaggagagcttcccaagaccctgactgagatgtacatccacttcctggtggttcagtccaaagtgaagaaggtcaagtacgatggaggagctgagacagatccacactggagtccagagagcaggaagatgatcgagtctctgggaaaactggcctttgatcagctgcagaaagacaacctgatcttctatgaatccgacctgacagagtgtggtaTCGATATCACagaagcctcagtgtactcaggagtgttcactcagatcttcagagaggagtgCGGACTGTAcaaggacaaggtgttctgcttcgtccatctgagtgttcaggagtttctggctgctcttcatgtccatctgaccttcatcaactctggtgtcaatctgctgttaAAAGATCAAAAAACCTCCCTGTTGTCTACAATCTTTAGAGACAAACCTAAACCAAAGCATCTCTACCAGAgggctgtggacgaggccttacagagtcctaatggacacctggacttgttcctccgcttttTCTTGGGTCTTTCACTGGAgtccaatcagactctcctacgaggtctgatgacaaagacaggaagtagctcaaagaccaatcaggagacagtccagtacatcaagaagaagatcagtaagAAGGTGTCTCCAGAgcaaagcatcaatctgttccactgtctgaatgaactgaatgatggttctctagtggaggagatccaacggtcccttagttcaggacgtctctcctcagagaaactgtctcctgctcagtggtcagctctggtcttcgtcttactgtcatcacaagaagatctggaggtgtttgacctgaggAAATACTCTGCTTCTGAGGCGGCtattctgaggctgctgccagtggtcaaagcctccaacaaagctctgtaa